Proteins encoded together in one Flavobacteriales bacterium window:
- a CDS encoding EamA family transporter, with protein sequence MSTSGPERWRVVLAFAAIYLIWGSTYYFIREALTGFPPMLLGGFRFATAGLLMLGWCALTGQDIRPGRALGLAGLVGVLLLFVGNGVVVWVERTLPSSVVAILIAVAPLSFVLLDRPQWSVNLRSPSVLLGVVGGFAGVWLLFSGRLSAQGSADAWAEERTALVWMVLAITAWPAGSLIAKYRPSPLPAAVNTSWQMLSGAAAFMVAATARGEWGGVQWPSIPVRAWGAMGYLIVLGSLVGYSAYVWLLSVRPAAQVSTYAYVNPVVAVLFGVVLGEERLGWRELAGLGIILTGVLLINLARYRDRSRR encoded by the coding sequence ATGAGCACTTCCGGTCCGGAGCGGTGGCGGGTGGTCCTTGCCTTCGCGGCCATCTATCTCATTTGGGGAAGCACGTACTACTTCATCCGTGAAGCTCTGACCGGCTTTCCACCCATGCTGTTGGGTGGCTTCCGGTTCGCGACGGCGGGACTCCTGATGCTCGGCTGGTGCGCGCTCACCGGGCAGGATATCCGGCCGGGTCGGGCCCTGGGGCTCGCTGGGCTCGTAGGGGTTCTGCTGTTGTTCGTAGGCAATGGGGTGGTCGTCTGGGTCGAACGCACCCTTCCCAGCAGTGTGGTGGCCATCCTGATCGCGGTGGCACCCTTGAGCTTCGTGTTGCTCGACCGGCCTCAATGGTCGGTGAACCTGCGCAGCCCTTCCGTGCTGCTGGGCGTGGTAGGTGGGTTCGCCGGCGTGTGGCTCCTGTTCAGTGGGCGGCTCTCTGCCCAGGGCTCCGCGGATGCATGGGCGGAGGAACGTACAGCATTGGTCTGGATGGTGCTGGCCATCACCGCATGGCCTGCGGGCAGCTTGATCGCTAAGTACAGACCCTCCCCACTGCCCGCCGCGGTGAACACCTCGTGGCAGATGCTCTCCGGCGCGGCCGCCTTCATGGTCGCCGCCACCGCCCGTGGAGAATGGGGTGGCGTTCAGTGGCCCTCGATCCCCGTTCGGGCATGGGGCGCCATGGGCTACCTCATCGTGCTCGGCTCGCTCGTGGGGTACAGCGCCTACGTGTGGCTGCTCAGCGTGCGGCCCGCCGCCCAGGTCAGCACCTATGCCTACGTGAACCCGGTGGTGGCCGTTCTGTTCGGCGTGGTCCTGGGCGAGGAGCGGCTGGGCTGGCGGGAGCTGGCCGGTCTGGGCATCATCCTCACCGGTGTGCTGTTGATCAACCTGGCCCGCTACCGCGATCGATCGCGGCGTTGA
- a CDS encoding GNAT family N-acetyltransferase, giving the protein MLTADLSAAVELRTPRLLLRPFTSQDTKALFQLRSDERVMGMIGRPRTTSLDDAHALIERTWADQAASNGVSWAVQLAGAAEMCGTIGLYRPNWEHHRIEVGYLLLPELWGQGLMGEALHAVVDLAFARYGFHSVEAITDPLNTASRRLLEKNGFVLEGLFKENYHWNGMFLDSAVYSLLDPASRMEPALNAPPP; this is encoded by the coding sequence ATGCTCACCGCCGACCTCAGCGCAGCCGTGGAACTGCGCACCCCTCGTCTGTTGTTGAGGCCCTTCACGTCCCAGGACACCAAAGCCTTGTTCCAACTGCGTTCCGACGAGCGTGTGATGGGCATGATCGGCAGACCGCGCACGACCTCCCTGGATGATGCCCATGCGTTGATCGAACGCACCTGGGCCGACCAGGCCGCGTCGAATGGGGTCTCCTGGGCCGTCCAGCTCGCCGGTGCCGCGGAGATGTGCGGCACCATTGGCCTCTATCGCCCGAACTGGGAGCACCACCGGATCGAGGTCGGTTATCTGCTCCTCCCCGAGCTCTGGGGTCAGGGCCTGATGGGAGAAGCTTTGCATGCCGTCGTGGATCTGGCCTTCGCGCGGTATGGCTTTCATAGCGTCGAGGCCATCACCGACCCGCTGAACACCGCCTCGCGGAGGCTTTTGGAGAAGAACGGCTTCGTCCTCGAAGGCCTCTTCAAGGAGAACTACCATTGGAACGGCATGTTCCTCGATTCAGCGGTGTACAGCCTGCTGGATCCGGCATCCCGCATGGAGCCAGCGCTGAATGCTCCCCCACCCTGA
- a CDS encoding citrate synthase → MSETAKIILGDKSYELPVVVGSEGEKAIDISKLREESGYITLDLGYKNTGATTSAITFLDGEEGILHYRGYPIEQLAEQSSFLEVAYLLLNGDLPNKRQMEEFEGNVRYHSLVHEDMKRFFEFFPNNAHPMGILSAMVNSLSTFYPKSQDPHRPMKDRERTIFRLIAKMPTLAAISYKNNLGHPYMYPSNKLSYVDNFLYMMFGLPTEEYKVDPVVSNALNKLLILHADHEQNCSASTVRMVGSSQANLYSAVSAGIAALWGPLHGGANQEVIEMLETIRNDGGDIQKWVNKAKDKNDPFRLFGFGHRVYKNFDPRARIIKKACDDVLGKLGISDPVLDIAKQLEEIALKDDYFVSRKLYPNVDFYSGIIYRAIGIPTRMFTVMFALGRLPGWIAQWKEMVENKEPIGRPRQIYTGATKRDYVVMKDRK, encoded by the coding sequence ATGAGCGAGACAGCGAAGATCATCCTGGGGGACAAGTCCTATGAACTACCGGTCGTGGTGGGTTCAGAGGGAGAGAAAGCCATTGACATCAGCAAGCTTCGCGAGGAGAGCGGCTACATCACCCTCGACCTGGGGTACAAGAACACCGGGGCCACGACCAGTGCGATCACCTTTCTCGACGGAGAAGAGGGCATCCTGCACTATCGCGGTTATCCCATCGAGCAGCTGGCGGAGCAGAGCAGCTTCCTGGAAGTGGCCTACCTTCTGTTGAACGGAGACCTGCCGAACAAGCGGCAGATGGAGGAGTTCGAAGGCAACGTGCGCTACCACTCGCTGGTGCACGAGGACATGAAGCGGTTCTTCGAGTTCTTCCCGAACAACGCGCACCCCATGGGGATCCTGAGCGCGATGGTGAACTCCCTGAGCACGTTCTACCCGAAAAGCCAGGACCCGCATCGTCCCATGAAGGACCGGGAGCGCACCATCTTCAGGCTCATCGCGAAGATGCCCACGCTCGCCGCCATCAGCTACAAGAACAACCTGGGCCATCCGTACATGTATCCGAGCAACAAGCTCAGCTACGTGGACAACTTCCTGTACATGATGTTCGGCCTGCCCACCGAGGAGTACAAGGTGGACCCGGTGGTGAGCAACGCCTTGAACAAGCTGTTGATCCTGCACGCCGACCATGAGCAGAACTGCAGCGCAAGCACGGTGCGGATGGTGGGCAGCAGCCAGGCCAACCTGTACAGCGCGGTCAGCGCTGGCATCGCAGCGCTGTGGGGTCCCCTTCATGGCGGCGCCAACCAGGAGGTGATCGAGATGCTGGAGACCATCCGCAATGACGGTGGCGACATCCAGAAGTGGGTGAACAAGGCGAAGGACAAGAACGACCCCTTCCGCCTGTTCGGCTTCGGGCACCGGGTGTACAAGAACTTCGACCCGCGGGCCCGGATCATCAAAAAGGCCTGCGACGACGTGCTGGGCAAGCTCGGCATCTCCGACCCGGTGCTCGACATCGCCAAGCAGCTCGAGGAGATCGCCCTGAAGGACGACTACTTCGTGAGCCGCAAGCTCTATCCCAACGTCGATTTCTACAGCGGCATCATCTACCGCGCGATCGGCATCCCCACCCGCATGTTCACGGTGATGTTCGCCCTGGGCCGCCTGCCGGGGTGGATCGCCCAATGGAAGGAGATGGTGGAGAACAAGGAGCCCATCGGCCGTCCCCGCCAGATCTACACCGGCGCCACCAAGCGCGACTATGTGGTCATGAAGGACCGCAAGTAG
- a CDS encoding cysteine dioxygenase family protein: protein MLMQPGARNLAGLIASLRRARSRAAYERVLRAADLPSEELASAATWNARHYTRNCLLRTEAFELMLICFEPGQSTSIHDYGSEEGWVRPVQGELIEERFSVDRDESLLCLHERRITEEEVSHLPKGASIHRFTNPLPMRVMSLNLYARPLRSWNVYDKRNGPGRQQTLTRAGRR from the coding sequence ATGCTCATGCAACCCGGTGCCCGAAATTTGGCCGGTCTGATCGCCTCCCTGCGCCGGGCTCGTTCACGTGCTGCCTATGAGCGCGTGCTTCGGGCGGCGGACCTCCCCTCGGAGGAACTGGCGTCAGCGGCCACATGGAACGCCAGGCATTACACCCGGAACTGCTTATTGCGCACCGAGGCCTTCGAGCTGATGCTGATCTGCTTCGAACCCGGCCAGAGCACGAGCATCCACGACTACGGTAGCGAGGAAGGCTGGGTGAGGCCTGTTCAGGGAGAGCTGATCGAGGAGCGGTTCAGCGTGGACCGGGACGAGAGCTTGCTGTGCCTGCACGAACGCCGGATCACCGAGGAAGAGGTGAGCCACCTGCCCAAAGGTGCGAGCATCCACCGGTTCACGAATCCATTGCCGATGCGGGTGATGAGCCTGAACCTCTACGCGCGACCATTGCGCAGTTGGAACGTCTACGACAAGCGCAACGGGCCCGGTCGGCAACAGACCCTGACCCGGGCCGGTCGACGGTGA
- a CDS encoding PAS domain S-box protein, with translation MHPAIADHDVAHICELLFRSAAEGLVVVAGQGTMLLVNPRMEELFGYPPGELVGRPIELLVPEAGRKAHVAHREQYTAHPAKRPMGIGLDLQGLRKDGSTFAVEVSLNHFELNGERFVMGLLTDVTKRRVAEAELQRVNAELEQRVEQRTAQVKAAERNLREALDKEKELNALKSRFVSMASHEFRTPLSTILSSVDLIGRYNDGTHKANVERHVLKVRSKVRELTAMLNDLLSLEKLEQGQVQCVAEDFDLVDLCIELLEELGDLAKPGQEIRFDHPSADRRLLQDPRMMANVLRNLLTNAMKYSPEDRPIILRTSIEGDQAEVQVVDQGIGIPEEDQQHLFERFFRAGNAVTIQGTGLGLNIVRRYVDLMGGSIGFESRLNEGTTFTIHLPTRYSP, from the coding sequence ATGCATCCGGCCATTGCCGACCACGATGTGGCGCACATCTGCGAACTGCTGTTCCGTTCAGCGGCAGAAGGGCTTGTCGTGGTCGCTGGCCAGGGCACCATGCTACTGGTGAACCCGAGGATGGAGGAACTCTTCGGATACCCCCCCGGCGAGCTCGTCGGCCGGCCCATCGAGCTGCTGGTCCCGGAAGCCGGCCGCAAGGCCCATGTGGCGCACCGGGAACAGTACACGGCCCACCCGGCCAAACGGCCCATGGGCATCGGGCTTGATCTGCAAGGCCTGCGCAAGGATGGATCCACCTTTGCCGTGGAGGTGAGCCTCAATCACTTCGAACTGAACGGAGAGCGGTTCGTCATGGGCCTGCTGACCGACGTCACCAAACGGCGTGTCGCCGAGGCGGAACTGCAGCGGGTGAACGCCGAGCTTGAACAACGGGTGGAACAACGCACCGCCCAGGTGAAGGCAGCGGAGCGGAACCTGCGCGAGGCCCTCGATAAAGAGAAGGAGCTCAACGCCCTGAAGTCGCGCTTCGTGAGCATGGCCAGCCATGAGTTCCGCACCCCGCTGAGCACCATCCTGAGCTCGGTGGACCTCATCGGACGCTACAACGATGGCACCCACAAGGCGAACGTTGAACGCCATGTGCTCAAGGTGCGCAGCAAGGTCCGCGAACTGACGGCGATGCTGAACGACCTGCTGAGCCTGGAGAAGCTTGAACAGGGCCAGGTGCAGTGCGTCGCGGAGGACTTCGACCTGGTGGACCTGTGCATCGAACTGCTCGAGGAACTGGGCGACCTGGCCAAGCCCGGGCAGGAGATCCGGTTCGACCATCCCAGTGCGGACAGACGCCTCCTCCAGGACCCACGCATGATGGCCAATGTGCTTCGCAACCTGCTCACCAACGCGATGAAGTACTCCCCGGAGGACCGACCGATCATCCTGCGGACCTCGATCGAAGGAGACCAGGCCGAGGTGCAGGTCGTCGACCAGGGGATCGGCATCCCCGAGGAGGACCAGCAGCACCTGTTCGAGCGGTTCTTCCGGGCCGGCAACGCCGTCACCATCCAAGGCACCGGCCTGGGTCTTAACATCGTACGCCGTTATGTGGACCTCATGGGCGGCTCCATCGGGTTCGAAAGCCGCCTGAACGAAGGCACCACCTTCACCATTCACCTGCCCACCCGGTACAGCCCATGA
- a CDS encoding response regulator: MKTILLIEDDADVRENTAEILELANYRVLKAENGRRGVEMARKEQPDLVLCDIMMPELDGYGVLHLLGRDPATAEVPFIFLTAKAERSEVRKGMELGADDYLTKPFDESELLNAIEGRLKRSDLFRKGFDHSLEGLDRFIDQARGVDALRDISRDRKLRAVPRKEVLFYEGDELRAVHFVHKGKLRTYRMNKDGKELVTGLYGPGDFIGYMGVLEGGRTAETAEALEDSEVAVIPREDLLALLYRDRDVSIRFIRLLTRDVKDKEARLLEMAYASVRQRVAQALLRLHERFGQEKDAGLGVRISREDLASIVGTATESLIRTLTDLKHDGLIESTGRDILLRDIKGLEHLARG; this comes from the coding sequence ATGAAGACCATCCTGTTGATCGAGGACGATGCGGACGTGCGTGAGAACACTGCGGAGATCCTGGAACTGGCCAATTACCGTGTGTTGAAGGCCGAGAACGGCCGCCGCGGTGTGGAGATGGCCCGCAAGGAACAGCCGGACCTTGTGCTGTGCGACATCATGATGCCCGAGCTCGATGGATATGGGGTGCTTCATCTGCTCGGACGCGACCCGGCCACCGCCGAGGTCCCGTTCATCTTCCTGACGGCCAAGGCCGAGCGCTCCGAGGTGCGCAAGGGCATGGAACTGGGTGCGGATGATTACCTCACCAAGCCCTTCGATGAGAGCGAACTGCTCAACGCCATCGAAGGCCGACTGAAGCGCAGCGACCTGTTCCGCAAGGGCTTCGACCACAGCCTGGAAGGCCTGGACCGCTTCATTGACCAGGCACGCGGGGTGGACGCCTTGAGGGACATCAGCCGCGACCGAAAACTGCGCGCGGTACCGAGGAAGGAAGTGCTGTTCTATGAGGGTGACGAGCTGCGGGCCGTGCACTTCGTGCACAAAGGCAAGCTGCGCACCTACCGAATGAACAAGGACGGCAAGGAGCTGGTGACCGGGTTGTACGGACCGGGCGACTTCATCGGCTACATGGGCGTGCTCGAAGGGGGCCGCACCGCAGAGACCGCCGAGGCCCTGGAGGACTCCGAGGTCGCCGTCATTCCCCGAGAGGACCTGCTGGCCCTGCTTTACCGCGACCGCGATGTGAGCATCCGGTTCATCCGACTGCTGACCCGGGACGTGAAGGACAAGGAGGCGCGTCTCCTTGAGATGGCCTATGCCTCCGTGCGGCAGCGGGTGGCGCAGGCCCTGCTGCGCCTGCATGAACGGTTCGGGCAGGAGAAGGACGCCGGCCTGGGCGTTCGGATCAGCCGGGAGGACCTCGCCTCGATCGTGGGCACGGCCACCGAGTCGTTGATCCGCACCCTCACCGACCTGAAGCACGACGGCCTGATCGAGAGCACGGGGCGCGATATCCTCCTGCGCGACATCAAGGGGCTGGAGCACCTGGCCCGGGGTTGA
- a CDS encoding universal stress protein — protein MARLLLPTDLSDNALNAAVYGIRLMGTEQGHFTLLHTFLVPPFSPAADLSLDVATVEAAQEGLSRFTARLRDAVHLGGALVDQRVEHGELPNVVDRLVGELGIDLVVMGTQGASGLEEALLGTNAADVIRRSQAPVLAVPAQAGYRDPRRIVVADDGGPLGPATVGPLLNIARWHRAELTIVRGVPEGVDASTLPASPLDDLLGAVPRSVHYLSEENLVTALNDLVDQLEADLLVLTHRHRTLWSDLFHRSTTAHMAMHTRVPMLVLEQALRS, from the coding sequence ATGGCCAGGCTGTTGTTGCCCACGGACCTCAGCGACAACGCGCTGAACGCCGCCGTGTACGGCATCCGCCTGATGGGTACGGAGCAGGGACACTTCACCCTGCTGCACACCTTCCTCGTCCCCCCCTTCTCCCCCGCGGCCGACCTTTCCCTCGATGTCGCCACCGTGGAGGCCGCTCAGGAGGGCCTATCACGGTTCACGGCACGCCTGCGCGATGCCGTGCACCTGGGAGGTGCCTTGGTGGACCAGCGGGTCGAACACGGCGAGCTGCCGAACGTGGTCGATCGACTGGTCGGTGAACTCGGCATCGACCTTGTCGTGATGGGCACCCAGGGTGCCTCCGGCCTCGAAGAGGCCTTACTGGGCACCAACGCCGCCGATGTCATCCGGCGCTCTCAAGCCCCCGTGCTCGCCGTGCCGGCGCAGGCCGGGTATCGCGATCCGCGGCGGATCGTGGTGGCTGATGATGGTGGCCCGCTCGGACCAGCCACCGTCGGGCCGCTCCTCAACATCGCCCGGTGGCATCGGGCCGAGCTCACCATCGTGCGCGGGGTTCCCGAGGGCGTGGATGCGTCCACCCTGCCCGCCTCCCCGCTCGACGATCTGCTGGGTGCCGTGCCCCGGTCGGTGCACTACCTGTCCGAGGAGAACCTGGTGACGGCGCTGAACGACCTGGTGGACCAACTGGAGGCCGACCTGCTGGTGCTGACACACCGGCACCGCACGCTGTGGAGCGACCTCTTCCACCGCAGCACCACGGCACACATGGCCATGCACACCCGGGTGCCCATGCTGGTGCTGGAGCAAGCCCTGAGGTCTTGA
- a CDS encoding site-2 protease family protein: MAGPSLGGSLRVLRFKGIGVHVHWTFLLLVGYVAVSAASSGGDLGEVMVQLGQVLLVFVCVVLHEYGHALTALHYGVRTRDITLLPIGGVASLERMPEEPMQEFWITLAGPLVNLVIVVLAGVLQWALFGGLHLADPRAGGPLLPALLSFLLTANLGLFLFNLLPAFPMDGGRILRALLGLRLSRVQATRIASAIGRALAAMLGIGGLFFGEPMLALIGLFIWLAAGAEARMVMQQAALRGITVAQVMRTRFWALSAEATVGRAVDELLAGGDQDLVVLRDGELAGLVTRRQLMEALRARREEVRLLDLPPTAVRPVSLQQPAQEALQQLAALGLPLVPVVDNGSVIGVLEPDNLSEFLMVQGARKGGAPGRPA, from the coding sequence ATGGCCGGCCCATCCTTGGGCGGCTCCCTGCGCGTCCTCCGGTTCAAGGGGATCGGCGTGCACGTGCACTGGACCTTTCTCCTGCTGGTGGGCTACGTGGCCGTGTCCGCCGCATCCTCGGGAGGCGACCTCGGCGAGGTGATGGTGCAACTGGGGCAGGTGCTGCTGGTGTTCGTATGCGTGGTGCTGCACGAATACGGTCACGCCCTTACGGCCCTGCACTACGGGGTGCGCACGCGCGACATCACCTTGCTGCCCATCGGCGGGGTGGCCAGCTTGGAACGCATGCCCGAAGAGCCCATGCAGGAGTTCTGGATCACGCTCGCCGGGCCGCTGGTGAACCTGGTGATCGTGGTGCTTGCCGGGGTGCTGCAATGGGCGCTCTTCGGCGGCCTGCACCTGGCGGACCCGCGCGCAGGAGGCCCGCTGCTCCCGGCCCTGCTGTCGTTTCTGCTCACGGCCAACCTGGGGCTCTTCCTGTTCAACCTCCTCCCGGCGTTCCCCATGGATGGCGGGCGGATCCTGCGGGCCCTGTTGGGTCTGCGCCTTTCGCGGGTACAGGCCACCCGCATCGCCTCGGCCATCGGACGCGCGCTGGCGGCGATGCTCGGCATCGGCGGGCTCTTCTTCGGCGAGCCCATGCTGGCCCTGATCGGCCTCTTCATCTGGTTGGCCGCCGGGGCCGAGGCCCGCATGGTGATGCAGCAGGCCGCCCTGCGCGGCATCACCGTGGCGCAGGTAATGCGCACCCGGTTCTGGGCGCTCTCCGCAGAGGCCACGGTGGGCAGGGCCGTCGACGAATTGCTCGCCGGTGGCGATCAGGACCTGGTGGTGCTCAGGGATGGCGAGCTCGCCGGTCTGGTGACCCGCCGGCAACTGATGGAGGCGCTGCGTGCTCGTCGCGAGGAGGTGCGGCTGCTTGATCTTCCACCGACCGCGGTGCGACCGGTATCCCTTCAACAGCCGGCCCAGGAGGCCCTGCAACAGCTCGCGGCCCTTGGCCTGCCGCTGGTGCCCGTGGTGGACAACGGATCCGTGATCGGCGTGCTGGAACCCGACAACCTGTCGGAATTCCTCATGGTGCAAGGGGCCCGCAAAGGGGGCGCACCGGGCCGTCCAGCCTAG
- a CDS encoding YceI family protein encodes MTRDLLFTAALFAAITATAQERYATRTGHISFHSDTPMEKIEAHNHKATSVFDATTGAIEMAVLMKGFEFEKALMQEHFNENYVESDKFPKATFKGKITGITAEDLKKPGSHAVTVEGDLTMHGVTKPVNATGTMGMEPTGAIRATSTFSIKPEDYNIAIPGMVRDNIAKEIVITVQVDHTKM; translated from the coding sequence ATGACCCGCGACCTGCTGTTCACCGCCGCGCTTTTCGCCGCGATCACCGCCACCGCCCAGGAGCGCTACGCCACCCGCACAGGCCACATCTCCTTCCACAGCGACACGCCGATGGAGAAGATCGAGGCGCACAACCACAAGGCCACCAGCGTGTTCGATGCCACCACGGGCGCCATCGAGATGGCCGTCCTGATGAAGGGCTTCGAGTTCGAGAAGGCCCTGATGCAGGAGCACTTCAACGAGAATTATGTGGAGAGCGACAAGTTCCCCAAAGCGACCTTCAAGGGCAAGATCACCGGCATCACCGCCGAGGACCTCAAGAAGCCCGGCAGCCACGCCGTCACCGTGGAAGGCGACCTGACGATGCATGGGGTGACCAAACCCGTGAATGCCACCGGCACCATGGGCATGGAGCCCACCGGGGCCATCCGGGCGACCAGCACCTTTTCCATCAAGCCGGAGGACTACAACATCGCCATCCCGGGCATGGTGCGCGACAACATCGCCAAGGAGATCGTGATCACGGTCCAGGTGGACCACACGAAGATGTGA
- a CDS encoding DUF5103 domain-containing protein: MKRNRRVHAVRALLVLLPLACGSAQPAMDALSPEYYVPRTVQYRDEVFDPLIRTVQCFKAGFELGAPVIELGSTEAVELRFDDLRTTTLDLSYTIEHCNADWTPSDLAKGQYIDGAFIDLVRAPRMSFNTLQPFFHYDLQVPNPMMRPTRSGNYILKVFQSGDGSAVMVTRRFLVVEKLIGIEARVMASRDVQVRDIAQQVDITVRTNDLTVIDPFGDIKVAVLQNLNWNDVRTGLKPRFIRNNELIYDHPPEAQFMGGNEFRNFEIKNLRFPSLRVASIRTGQDLMEAVLADEPSRHIRVYLEQPDVNGRYLVRNDDVDGDPTGADYVNVVFGLPMDAPLPGGDVYVVGGFSDFVCRKELRMQYVPDRKRYMLVAPLKQGFYDYQFAWLPQGAHLPDLTRLEGSHFQTENDYLVLVYLRDHQQRCDRLVGARFVNSRRG; the protein is encoded by the coding sequence ATGAAGCGCAACCGCCGCGTACACGCCGTCCGGGCCCTCCTTGTTCTGTTGCCCCTGGCTTGTGGCTCCGCACAGCCGGCCATGGACGCCCTGAGCCCGGAGTACTACGTGCCGCGCACGGTGCAGTACCGGGACGAGGTCTTCGATCCCTTGATCCGAACGGTCCAGTGCTTCAAGGCAGGCTTTGAGCTGGGCGCACCCGTGATCGAACTGGGCAGTACCGAGGCCGTGGAGCTGCGCTTCGACGACCTCCGCACCACCACGCTCGATCTTTCCTATACGATCGAGCACTGCAATGCGGATTGGACACCCAGCGACCTGGCCAAGGGGCAGTACATCGACGGCGCCTTCATCGACCTGGTCCGGGCGCCGCGCATGAGCTTCAACACCCTGCAGCCGTTCTTCCACTACGACCTTCAGGTGCCCAACCCCATGATGCGGCCCACGCGCTCGGGCAACTACATCCTGAAGGTGTTCCAGAGCGGCGATGGATCCGCTGTGATGGTGACCCGTCGCTTCCTGGTGGTGGAGAAGCTGATCGGCATCGAAGCACGGGTGATGGCCAGCCGAGACGTCCAGGTCCGCGACATCGCCCAGCAGGTGGACATCACGGTGCGGACGAACGACCTGACGGTGATCGACCCCTTCGGTGACATCAAGGTGGCCGTGCTGCAGAACCTGAACTGGAACGATGTGCGCACGGGGTTGAAACCCCGCTTCATCAGGAACAACGAGCTGATCTACGATCATCCGCCCGAGGCCCAGTTCATGGGGGGCAACGAGTTCCGCAACTTCGAGATCAAGAACCTGCGCTTCCCCTCCCTGCGAGTGGCCAGCATCCGCACCGGGCAGGACCTGATGGAGGCCGTGCTGGCCGATGAGCCCTCCAGGCACATCCGCGTGTACCTGGAGCAGCCGGACGTGAACGGCCGATACCTCGTGCGCAACGACGATGTGGACGGAGACCCCACCGGCGCCGATTATGTGAACGTGGTCTTCGGCCTGCCGATGGACGCCCCTCTTCCCGGGGGTGATGTGTACGTGGTGGGCGGCTTCAGCGACTTCGTTTGCCGGAAAGAGCTCCGGATGCAGTACGTGCCCGACCGCAAGCGGTACATGCTGGTGGCCCCGCTCAAGCAGGGGTTCTATGACTACCAGTTCGCCTGGCTGCCCCAAGGAGCTCACCTGCCCGACCTCACCCGGCTGGAGGGTAGCCACTTCCAGACCGAGAACGACTATCTGGTGCTGGTGTACCTGCGCGACCACCAGCAGCGCTGCGATCGGCTGGTAGGCGCGCGTTTCGTGAACAGCCGGCGCGGCTGA
- the apaG gene encoding Co2+/Mg2+ efflux protein ApaG has translation MPTTVTNGIRVSVKVRFAAEASDPKLGRFLFAYRITIANEGQHTVQLLRRRWTIWDSLGPVRTVEGPGVVGETPVLRPGGQFTYSSQCDLRSGLGRMVGTYTMQDHDNGERFAVEVPEFLLRYPFLAN, from the coding sequence ATGCCCACGACGGTCACCAACGGGATCCGTGTCAGCGTGAAGGTGCGCTTCGCCGCAGAGGCCAGCGACCCGAAGCTGGGCCGATTCCTGTTCGCGTACCGCATCACGATCGCCAATGAGGGCCAGCACACCGTTCAGTTGCTCCGGCGCCGCTGGACGATCTGGGACAGCCTGGGGCCGGTGCGCACGGTGGAAGGTCCGGGCGTGGTCGGTGAAACACCGGTGCTCCGACCGGGCGGACAGTTCACCTACAGCAGCCAGTGCGACCTGCGCAGCGGCCTCGGCCGCATGGTGGGCACGTACACGATGCAGGACCACGACAACGGCGAGCGCTTCGCGGTGGAGGTTCCGGAATTCCTCCTGCGGTATCCGTTCCTGGCCAACTAA